One segment of Solanum lycopersicum chromosome 1, SLM_r2.1 DNA contains the following:
- the LOC101262751 gene encoding dnaJ protein homolog 2: MFGQAPRRSDNSKYYEVLGVSKSASQDELKKAYRKAAIRNHPDKGGDPEKFKELGQAYEVLIDPEKRDIYDQYGEDALKEGMGSGGGGGGGGVHNHFDIFESFFGGSFGGGGSHFRASRQKRGEDVVHTLRVSLEDLYNGTTKKLSLSRSILCPKCKGKGSKSGASGACYGCQGTGMRVTRRQIAPGMIQQMQHVCPECRGSGEVISDRDRCPQCKGNKVTQEKKVLEVNVEKGMEHNQKITFEGEADQAPDTITGDIVFVLQQKEHPKFKRKFDDLYIEHTLTLTEALCGFQFVLTHLDGRQLLIKSNPGEVIKPDHYKAINDEGMPNFGKPFIKGQLYIHFDVVFPESGVLSPDTCRSIETILSSKPGKSSSEMKLDECEETIMHDVNIEEEMRRKEPRQHQEAYDSDNDDPNLHRVACNQQ; the protein is encoded by the exons ATGTTTGGACAGGCTCCAAGGAGGAGTGACAACTCCAAGTACTATGAGGTTCTTGGTGTCTCAAAAAGTGCCAGTCAGGATGAACTTAAAAAGGCATATAGGAAAGCTGCTATAAGAAATCACCCTGACAAAGGTGGTGACCCCGAGAAA TTCAAGGAGTTGGGTCAGGCATATGAAGTTCTAATTGATCCCGAGAAGAGAGATATTTATGATCAGTACGGTGAAGATGCACTGAAAGAAGGAATGGGGAGTGGCGGTGGTGGTGGCGGTGGCGGTGTTCACAATCACTTTGACATATTTGAATCATTCTTTGGTGGGTCTTTTGGTG GTGGAGGCAGCCACTTCAGAGCTAGCAGACAGAAGAGAGGTGAAGATGTAGTGCATACGCTTAGGGTTTCTCTTGAAGATTTGTATAATGGCACCACAAAGAAGCTTTCTCTTTCCCGGAGTATATTGTGTCCCAAGTGTAAAGG GAAAGGTTCAAAGAGTGGAGCATCTGGTGCATGCTATGGATGTCAAGGCACTGGAATGCGTGTTACAAGAAGACAGATCGCTCCAGGAATGATCCAACAGATGCAACATGTTTGTCCTGAATGCCGAGGCTCAG GAGAGGTTATCAGCGACAGAGACAGGTGCCCACAGTGCAAAGGAAACAAAGTTACTCAAGAAAAGAAGGTGCTGGAAGTGAATGTTGAGAAAGGAATGGAACATAACCAGAAGATAACTTTCGAAGGGGAAGCAGATCAAGCT CCCGATACCATCACTGGAGACATTGTTTTTGTTCTACAACAGAAAGAGCATCCAAAGTTCAAGCGGAAATTTGATGATCTTTATATTGAACACACACTTACTTTGACTGAAGCTCTTTGTGGCTTTCAGTTTGTCCTAACTCATCTTGATGGGAGGCAGCTTTTAATCAAATCGAACCCTGGAGAAGTTATAAAGCCTG ATCATTACAAGGCAATAAATGATGAAGGCATGCCCAATTTTGGCAAGCCTTTCATTAAGGGACAGCTTTATATCCATTTTGATGTGGTATTTCCAGAATCAGGGGTTCTTTCCCCTGACACATGCCGTAGCATAGAGACTATTCTGTCATCAAAACCAGGGAAGAGCTCATCAGAAATGAAGTTAGATGAGTGCGAGGAAACTATTATGCACGACGTCAACATCGAGGAAGAAATGAGGCGCAAGGAGCCGCGACAACATCAAGAGGCTTATGACTCGGACAATGACGACCCAAACCTGCATCGTGTGGCCTGTAACCAACAGTAA